In Nostoc sp. UHCC 0926, a single genomic region encodes these proteins:
- a CDS encoding tetratricopeptide repeat protein, translated as MSESLPLRDRYLALIDEIVETTLKGKISSVDMVYQMLLKGITSGTGEVFELALSDRLNALQSQVDSEKDELKKGKATRSLRAIKTIQSQWQRWQEQNKATEAIASAVTEITTAPADERLAVFLRVTDPNQKYPLNLQQLQQLSKALQQFAQADSDLEQFSEGITRGLASWQRLQDNLLSWMYEQKEALGFGGVPGERGPWASWAKQLNSELPKALLRTLAMEESAIEFAQRQRGITLRDWVEMALILQYLQRGLINWFDQQAYDVKAGPKLSISTFLTFAVIWSQLASGFGSIGAVYGDACSQIMLQILRTFAQRPYFPFYGGIFASFTGTYLRDALDYLDEPLRRGEGTQEKARILTLLGYSQRAMGQYQRSIDFHQQALEISRNAGDRACEIANLNHLSRTYVQLQNYAEAINYSQRALILSRQAGDRTGEANALVNLGYSEVMQAQELENLEPETYEAAINYLEQGLKLSEKLGDIQSKALCVSSLGIAYLVIGQHQTAIKYLEDGFKTAQVSGDLYLQGRNLAYLAEAYYHLQNSEKTVYTGCLGMYLLEQIASSEWRQPAGLLTILQGQIGAEAFQKFLQQHRPKIIAIIGVDGYDHIPQLLEEYKQDM; from the coding sequence GTGTCAGAATCTCTGCCATTGCGCGATCGCTATCTTGCCTTAATTGATGAAATTGTCGAAACCACCCTCAAGGGCAAAATTAGCTCTGTTGATATGGTGTATCAAATGCTGCTTAAAGGAATTACTTCCGGTACAGGGGAAGTCTTTGAGCTAGCTTTGAGCGATCGCCTGAATGCCCTCCAAAGCCAAGTAGATAGTGAAAAAGACGAACTCAAGAAAGGCAAGGCGACTCGGAGTTTGAGAGCCATTAAAACCATTCAAAGTCAATGGCAACGCTGGCAAGAGCAAAACAAAGCCACAGAAGCGATCGCCTCCGCAGTTACAGAAATTACCACAGCCCCTGCTGACGAGCGTCTGGCGGTATTTTTACGGGTTACTGACCCCAATCAGAAGTATCCGCTAAATTTACAGCAGCTACAGCAATTGTCAAAAGCATTACAGCAATTTGCTCAGGCAGATTCGGATTTAGAACAATTTTCTGAAGGTATTACCCGTGGTTTAGCTTCTTGGCAGCGATTGCAAGACAACTTGCTCAGTTGGATGTACGAGCAAAAAGAAGCTTTAGGATTTGGCGGCGTACCGGGGGAACGTGGCCCTTGGGCAAGTTGGGCTAAACAACTCAATAGTGAGTTACCTAAAGCACTGCTTCGCACCTTAGCGATGGAAGAATCGGCAATTGAGTTTGCCCAGCGACAACGGGGAATCACCCTCAGAGATTGGGTGGAAATGGCATTGATTTTACAGTACTTGCAACGGGGACTAATTAACTGGTTTGATCAACAAGCTTACGATGTTAAAGCCGGGCCAAAGTTGTCCATTTCCACTTTTTTGACCTTTGCAGTGATTTGGAGTCAGTTAGCAAGTGGTTTTGGCAGCATTGGGGCAGTATACGGCGATGCCTGTTCTCAAATTATGCTCCAGATTTTGCGGACCTTTGCCCAGCGTCCGTATTTTCCCTTTTACGGCGGGATTTTTGCCTCTTTTACTGGCACTTATTTGCGAGATGCCCTAGATTATTTGGATGAACCGCTGCGAAGAGGTGAGGGAACCCAAGAAAAGGCGCGGATTTTAACCCTTTTAGGTTATTCTCAGCGTGCTATGGGACAATATCAGCGCTCAATTGATTTTCATCAGCAGGCGTTAGAGATCTCCAGGAATGCAGGCGATCGCGCCTGTGAAATAGCCAATCTCAACCACCTCAGCCGTACCTACGTGCAACTGCAAAATTATGCTGAGGCAATTAACTATAGTCAACGGGCATTAATATTAAGTCGCCAAGCAGGCGATCGCACAGGAGAGGCAAACGCGCTGGTAAATTTAGGTTACAGCGAAGTCATGCAAGCTCAGGAATTGGAAAACCTAGAACCAGAAACCTATGAAGCCGCAATTAATTATTTAGAACAAGGTTTAAAATTATCAGAAAAATTAGGCGATATTCAAAGTAAAGCCTTATGTGTCAGCAGCTTAGGAATTGCCTATTTAGTAATTGGACAACACCAAACGGCAATTAAATATCTCGAAGATGGTTTTAAAACAGCGCAAGTTTCCGGTGATTTGTATCTGCAAGGGCGGAACTTAGCTTATTTGGCAGAAGCTTATTATCATCTGCAAAATTCTGAAAAAACTGTTTACACAGGCTGCTTGGGAATGTATCTTTTGGAGCAAATTGCTTCTAGTGAGTGGCGTCAACCGGCAGGGTTATTGACAATTTTGCAAGGACAAATAGGGGCAGAAGCTTTCCAAAAGTTCTTACAGCAACATCGCCCTAAAATCATTGCGATTATTGGTGTCGATGGATATGATCACATTCCGCAATTGTTAGAAGAATACAAGCAAGATATGTAA
- a CDS encoding BsuBI/PstI family type II restriction endonuclease: MSVPSSSRAFVASHNSSLSFTSLAKLSSGNLLAEVDFRRAVVSLKLRQDKKGSMGQFLTPASVAELMAGMFNRLDLPEISLLDAGAGIGSLLAAFVSKVCQHRQHTSSLRVVAYEIDPLLIGYLHQTLKLCERECQHVGISFNYEIRETDFIEDAVKLLQVGLLNSANATEFTHAILNPPYLKINAHSKVRELLRSIGLETSNLYTGFMAATAQLLKPNGEYVAITPRSFCNGPYFRDFRKMFLEMMALQQVHLFESRQEAFSDDDVLQETIIIQTTKQTQKSSSVIINTSSGANDDLIMSHSVPYQDLVHPADLEQFIHIIPDKISQQIVQRMELFTCTLKDLGLTVSTGRVVDFRAKDYLRTNPENNTVPLIYPMNLSNGYVEYPKITKKPQAIVHIEETANLLIPNEHYVLCKRFSSKEEKRRIVAVVYDANQFNYAYVGFENHLNYFHKDGRGLSLTLARGLAVYLNSTLVDAFFRLFNGHTQVNATDLRKLKYPNLEQLLSLGTAIKEQFPSLREIDELIENQLLSMLNQSENNPITTKSRIDEALQILTQLGFPRSQLNERSALTLLALLDLKPTDSWELATSPLMGITPMMDFMAQHYGKSYKPNTRETVRRQTVHQFLDAALIVANPDDLSRPINSPKTVYQIENSALELLRTYGTDEWENSIRTYLASVETLKKQYAQEREMSRIPIVIAGEIKTLSPGGQNILIEKIINDFAPRFTPSGKLIYVGDTDEKFAHFDEAALVDLGVNIDSHGKMPDVIIHFITNNWLVLIEAVTSHGPINPKRKNELEVLFRSAQIPLVMVTTFLSRKAMVAYLAEIAWETDVWVAEDSTHLIHFNGEYLLQAYQTK, from the coding sequence GTGAGCGTCCCATCAAGCAGTAGAGCGTTCGTAGCAAGTCATAACAGTAGTTTGAGCTTTACCAGCCTCGCAAAACTATCAAGTGGAAACTTGCTTGCAGAAGTGGATTTTCGTCGGGCTGTAGTAAGTTTAAAGCTAAGGCAAGACAAAAAAGGGTCGATGGGTCAGTTTCTGACTCCCGCTTCAGTAGCAGAATTGATGGCTGGAATGTTTAACAGGCTGGATTTGCCTGAAATATCTTTGCTTGATGCTGGAGCAGGAATCGGTTCATTACTAGCCGCTTTTGTGTCAAAAGTATGCCAGCATCGACAACACACGTCAAGTTTGCGCGTTGTAGCATACGAAATTGACCCTCTTCTAATTGGATATTTGCATCAGACTCTAAAGCTATGTGAGAGGGAATGTCAACATGTGGGTATTTCCTTCAATTACGAAATTCGTGAGACTGATTTTATCGAAGATGCAGTCAAATTGCTTCAGGTTGGTTTATTGAATAGTGCAAACGCAACAGAATTTACTCATGCTATTCTCAACCCGCCTTATTTGAAAATCAATGCTCATTCCAAGGTGCGCGAATTGCTGCGTTCCATCGGTTTGGAAACTAGCAATCTTTATACTGGTTTTATGGCTGCTACAGCACAACTTCTAAAACCAAATGGAGAGTATGTAGCAATTACCCCGCGCAGTTTTTGCAATGGGCCCTATTTCCGTGACTTTCGCAAGATGTTTTTAGAGATGATGGCTTTACAACAAGTACATCTTTTTGAGTCGCGGCAAGAAGCATTTAGTGACGATGATGTTTTGCAGGAAACTATCATCATCCAAACTACAAAACAAACGCAAAAGTCTAGCAGCGTCATCATCAATACCAGTTCTGGTGCTAATGATGACTTGATCATGTCACACTCTGTACCATATCAGGACTTAGTTCACCCCGCTGATCTAGAGCAGTTTATTCATATTATTCCAGATAAGATTAGCCAGCAAATCGTTCAGCGAATGGAACTTTTTACCTGCACGTTGAAAGATTTAGGGCTAACAGTTTCAACCGGACGGGTAGTAGATTTCCGAGCAAAAGATTACTTAAGGACAAATCCAGAAAATAATACCGTTCCTTTAATTTATCCGATGAATTTATCGAATGGATATGTAGAGTATCCAAAAATCACTAAAAAGCCTCAAGCGATAGTGCATATAGAAGAAACAGCGAATCTTCTAATACCAAATGAACATTATGTCTTATGCAAAAGATTCTCATCGAAAGAAGAGAAAAGGCGTATTGTTGCAGTAGTTTATGATGCCAACCAATTTAATTATGCCTATGTCGGCTTTGAAAATCACTTAAATTACTTTCACAAAGATGGGCGTGGACTTAGCCTTACCTTGGCTCGTGGGCTTGCTGTTTATCTCAATTCAACCCTAGTTGATGCTTTTTTTCGGTTGTTCAATGGGCATACTCAGGTCAATGCAACAGATTTGAGAAAATTAAAGTACCCTAATTTGGAGCAGCTATTGTCTTTAGGAACAGCGATTAAAGAGCAGTTTCCTTCTTTGCGGGAAATTGATGAACTCATAGAAAATCAGCTACTGAGTATGTTGAATCAGTCAGAGAATAATCCAATTACAACTAAGTCTCGAATTGATGAAGCGCTGCAAATCTTGACACAATTGGGCTTTCCACGATCACAGCTTAACGAACGGTCAGCTTTAACTCTTTTGGCGTTGCTTGACTTAAAACCGACAGACTCTTGGGAATTAGCAACTTCCCCTTTGATGGGAATTACGCCGATGATGGACTTTATGGCTCAACATTATGGCAAAAGCTATAAGCCCAATACACGGGAAACAGTTCGTCGCCAGACAGTGCATCAATTTCTGGATGCAGCTTTGATAGTTGCTAATCCAGATGATTTAAGTCGCCCTATCAACAGTCCCAAAACTGTATATCAAATTGAAAACAGTGCGCTCGAACTATTACGAACCTACGGTACTGACGAATGGGAAAATAGCATTCGCACCTACCTTGCTTCGGTTGAAACTCTGAAAAAGCAATATGCTCAAGAGCGTGAAATGTCCCGTATTCCGATAGTGATTGCAGGGGAAATTAAAACTTTATCGCCAGGTGGTCAGAATATTCTGATTGAAAAAATTATTAATGATTTTGCCCCTCGTTTTACTCCTAGTGGAAAGCTCATTTATGTTGGCGATACAGATGAAAAGTTCGCCCACTTCGATGAAGCAGCATTGGTAGATTTGGGGGTTAACATCGATTCCCACGGCAAAATGCCAGATGTGATCATTCACTTCATAACAAATAATTGGTTGGTGCTGATTGAAGCTGTAACCTCACATGGCCCAATTAATCCTAAACGGAAGAATGAACTTGAAGTCTTATTCAGAAGTGCCCAAATACCTCTAGTGATGGTAACAACATTTCTCAGTCGTAAAGCAATGGTGGCATATCTGGCAGAGATTGCTTGGGAAACAGATGTTTGGGTTGCTGAAGATTCAACTCACCTGATTCATTTCAATGGTGAATATCTATTGCAGGCTTACCAAACCAAATAG
- a CDS encoding class II aldolase/adducin family protein produces MVQTSLVRPSNPFQPPTFVSIESERRHRQERLAAAFRVFARLGFAQGLAGHITARDPELSDHFWVNPFGIHFSRIRVSDLILVNSEGQVVQGEGKVSQAAFAIHSQIHEARPDVIAAAHAHSFYGKTWSSLGRLLDPITQDSCAFYQDHALFDDFTGIVLETSEGKRIAQGLGKSKAAILRNHGILTVGHSVDEAAWWYIRLEDTAKAQLLAEAVGKPILIDHDIALKIQQRGGTHQAGWGGFQYLWDEITHDQPDLFD; encoded by the coding sequence ATGGTGCAAACTTCTCTGGTCCGCCCCAGCAATCCGTTTCAACCACCGACCTTCGTCTCCATTGAATCGGAGCGTCGCCATCGCCAAGAACGCTTGGCAGCAGCCTTTCGGGTATTTGCACGTTTAGGTTTTGCTCAAGGATTGGCAGGACACATCACTGCCCGTGATCCCGAACTTAGCGATCACTTTTGGGTCAATCCCTTTGGGATACATTTCAGTCGCATTCGGGTATCAGACCTGATATTAGTGAATAGTGAAGGTCAGGTAGTCCAAGGTGAAGGCAAAGTAAGTCAAGCAGCGTTTGCCATTCACTCTCAAATCCATGAAGCCCGCCCTGATGTCATCGCAGCGGCTCATGCCCATTCCTTCTATGGCAAAACTTGGTCATCTTTGGGTCGGTTGCTCGACCCGATTACCCAAGATTCCTGTGCTTTCTACCAAGATCATGCTCTATTTGATGATTTTACAGGCATTGTATTGGAGACAAGTGAAGGAAAACGCATTGCTCAGGGACTAGGCAAAAGCAAAGCTGCGATTTTACGCAACCACGGAATATTGACCGTGGGACACAGTGTGGATGAAGCCGCTTGGTGGTACATCAGGTTAGAGGATACTGCTAAGGCGCAATTGCTAGCAGAAGCTGTAGGAAAACCCATCCTGATTGACCACGACATCGCCTTAAAAATACAACAACGCGGTGGTACTCACCAAGCAGGCTGGGGTGGATTCCAGTATTTGTGGGATGAAATTACCCACGACCAACCAGACTTATTTGATTAG
- a CDS encoding LLM class flavin-dependent oxidoreductase: MPVEFIGLIRTKPASELNSSAGSLGDDIIDPAYVREFAKAHEEGGFDKVLIGYSSSSPDGLTIASFAASATERLGFLIAHRPGFVAPTLAARKAATLDHFTNGRIAIHIITGGSDADQQKDGDWLDHDSRYRRTDEYLEILRRIWTSDTPFDYEGEFYRLKDAFSAIKPLQKPHIPLYFGGASGPAVQVGAKHSNVYALWGEPIAAVKERIAEVRAALPPGRSVRFSVSLRPILGATEQQAWEKAHSILARIQDLRGGAKIAAPARPQAVGSQRLLDFAAKNEVYDKRLWTPIAAATGAAGNTTALVGTPEQVAEALVDYYDAGVTTLLIRGFDPLEDAIAYGRDVIPLVHAEVARRERQTVGVGS; the protein is encoded by the coding sequence ATGCCAGTTGAATTTATTGGATTGATTCGGACAAAACCAGCTTCGGAATTAAATAGTTCAGCAGGTAGTCTGGGCGATGACATCATTGATCCAGCTTATGTTCGTGAATTTGCCAAAGCCCATGAAGAAGGAGGTTTTGACAAAGTATTGATTGGCTATAGTTCTAGTAGCCCTGATGGCTTGACTATTGCTAGTTTCGCAGCTTCAGCAACCGAGCGATTGGGCTTTTTGATTGCTCATCGTCCGGGTTTTGTGGCTCCAACTCTCGCAGCTCGCAAGGCAGCTACCCTTGACCATTTTACCAACGGTCGGATAGCAATACATATCATTACCGGAGGCAGTGATGCTGACCAGCAGAAAGATGGCGACTGGCTGGATCATGACAGCCGCTACCGCCGCACCGATGAATATTTAGAAATCCTTCGTCGCATCTGGACAAGCGACACTCCCTTTGATTACGAAGGTGAATTTTACCGCCTCAAGGATGCTTTCTCGGCGATCAAGCCGCTGCAAAAGCCCCACATCCCGCTTTACTTTGGTGGTGCATCTGGCCCAGCCGTACAGGTAGGAGCTAAACACAGTAATGTTTACGCCTTGTGGGGTGAGCCAATTGCCGCAGTTAAAGAACGAATAGCAGAGGTACGTGCTGCCTTACCACCCGGTCGTTCCGTTCGCTTCAGCGTCTCCCTGCGACCTATTCTTGGTGCTACAGAACAACAGGCTTGGGAGAAAGCACATAGCATTTTAGCGCGAATTCAAGACTTGCGAGGAGGGGCGAAAATAGCTGCCCCAGCTAGACCCCAGGCGGTAGGGTCACAACGTCTGCTGGATTTTGCAGCCAAAAATGAGGTTTACGATAAGCGTCTATGGACACCGATCGCAGCAGCTACTGGTGCGGCAGGCAACACTACAGCTCTAGTGGGTACACCAGAACAAGTAGCAGAGGCTTTAGTTGATTACTACGATGCAGGTGTGACTACCTTGTTAATCCGGGGCTTTGAT